From the Methanocaldococcus fervens AG86 genome, the window AATTTTATTTCTAGATATTGAAGTTAATGGATATTGATGAATTTCTTAATTACCTATTTAATGCCACAAAGGAAAATTTTAAGAAAACAGACACTTTGAAATTAGGATTAAACTTAGAGAAGATAATATACCAAATGAAGAAGAGCTATTTAAAATTTTAACTAAAAATAAACCAGTTGAGATATTAAAGCAGAAGAATGATAAACTTTAAGGTATATTACGAGTTTAATGAAAAATATGATGTTGTTGTATAGTTATGAGCATAAAGTCAATTGAACCATTGCAAATAAATTTAACTTACAATATTTCCACAAGACAGAAAAGGAGGAAAAATAATAAGAGAGTTAAAATAGATTACAATTATGAAAATGATAACTTGTTAGTTTATAAAGAAAGGTCAAATCTAAAAAACTTTGGATTTAGATGATATTTTTATTTGATTTTGATGAAAATGGGGATGTTATTGGGATTGAAATCCTTTATTTATTGAGAAAGAAAAAAATTATTAAAGAATCAGTTATTAAGAGACTAAATACTGTTGGATTAAAAGAGGGAGAAGTTACCATAGGATAAATACCTCTATTTTTATAAAACTTCAAAACTTTAATTTGATAAACAATAAATGTTTTTATACAACAATTTTGAGAAATTAATTTTATATTAGATACAAATTAACGTGGGGGAGGGGAATGATTAAGAAATTAATGGTTGAAAATTTTAGGAGCTTAAAAAATGTAGAAATAAGTTTTGAAGATGACATTACTGTTTTAGTTGGGGAAAATGACAGCGGAAAGACATCAATAGTTGACGCATTAAAAATAATGTTCGATAATAAGACAGTTGAAGAAGATGATTTTTATTATGGGACTAATAAAATACGCATCGTTGTAGAAACTGATGATAAAACCTTTATTAAAGAATTTGAAAAGAATGATGGAGATATCACATTAAGAACTAGTATTTTATTTAGTAAATCTAAATTAGAGAGAATATGTAATTATTTAAATTCAGATAAATTCAATTCATTAGCTGATAATGATAAGAAAAGCACATTAACAGAAATTGCAAATAAACTTGGAGTTAAATTTAAGTCGAATATTAAAGCAAATACATTAAAAGATAGAGTTTTGGGAAGGTTAGATATATTTTTGAGAATAGAGGAAATTTGTAATTATTTAGAATCTGATTGTTTTAATTCATTATCTAATGAAAAAAAGGAGGATATATTAAAAGAATACGCAGAAAAACTTGGGATTAAACTTGAAGGAGATATTGAGGTTAATAAATTAAAGGATAAGGTTCTGGAAGAATTAAGGAAATTTGTATATAATGATGGTAGAATTATTGTTGAGGGAAATATTCCAAAATATCATGTTTATTTTTTAGATGGGAAACATTTTGAGGATATTTCAAAGTTTATAAAGGAAATGTTCTTTAAAGAAAAAATTGAAAATATCTGGAAAGAAAAAATTTCAGAAGAAA encodes:
- a CDS encoding DUF2283 domain-containing protein → MIFLFDFDENGDVIGIEILYLLRKKKIIKESVIKRLNTVGLKEGEVTIG